The following proteins come from a genomic window of Gemmatimonadota bacterium:
- a CDS encoding aldolase/citrate lyase family protein, whose translation MSGRVLALLAVLTLAGCGGEGSARGASTATEEPAGAGVVALWNRGLPAFGIYVPDERAAGDGARGEGPRPAPVYTRAGGAALAANPLYDFLFLNLEGAYDPEAVREISAGVADAPIGPRPTLLVRIPPISAEGEEIARARVREILDAGADGVVLPHIRGVDEARTAIGFFAEADVWSPTHPEGQVIAMLMLEDADAVADAPAIADLGGYSVLACGIGSLTRALGGDREAAEAGNQRVLAEARRAGLADMITANAESIEGRIREGFLALLLQGPTAEDIIRQGRSAAGR comes from the coding sequence GTGAGCGGTCGCGTTCTTGCGCTGCTCGCTGTACTGACCCTCGCGGGTTGCGGCGGCGAGGGCAGCGCCCGGGGTGCCTCGACAGCGACCGAGGAGCCGGCAGGGGCGGGAGTCGTCGCCCTGTGGAACCGGGGGCTTCCCGCCTTCGGGATCTACGTGCCGGACGAGCGAGCGGCGGGCGATGGGGCCAGAGGCGAGGGGCCGCGTCCCGCGCCCGTCTACACCCGTGCGGGTGGCGCGGCGCTGGCTGCCAATCCCCTCTATGACTTCCTGTTCCTGAATCTCGAGGGCGCCTACGACCCCGAGGCCGTGAGGGAGATCTCCGCCGGAGTCGCCGACGCACCCATCGGCCCGCGGCCGACGCTGCTCGTGCGCATTCCTCCGATCTCGGCGGAAGGAGAGGAGATCGCCCGGGCCCGTGTGCGCGAGATCCTGGATGCTGGCGCCGACGGAGTGGTCCTGCCGCACATCCGCGGCGTGGACGAAGCGCGCACCGCGATCGGTTTCTTTGCCGAGGCCGACGTCTGGAGCCCCACCCATCCGGAGGGACAGGTCATCGCGATGCTGATGCTGGAGGACGCGGATGCGGTCGCGGACGCGCCGGCCATCGCCGATCTGGGGGGCTACTCGGTACTGGCCTGCGGGATCGGTAGCTTGACCCGCGCCTTGGGAGGAGACCGTGAGGCGGCCGAGGCCGGCAACCAGCGTGTGCTGGCCGAAGCGCGCCGCGCCGGGCTCGCGGACATGATCACCGCGAACGCCGAGAGCATCGAAGGGCGCATTCGCGAGGGCTTCCTGGCGCTGTTGCTGCAAGGTCCCACCGCGGAGGACATCATCCGCCAGGGCCGCTCGGCCGCGGGTCGCTGA
- a CDS encoding peptidase S10 produces the protein MTLRNCATPLLLALWAVAPLPAQEAAPEPARWESHHRITVAGQVVEYDAVVGSIILRDRTETPTGEMFYTAYFRTNVPAGQPRPVVFSYNGGPGSASFWLHMGIMGPRRVRTPEVGQQAPPPYELVDNEYTLLDRADIVMIDPIGTGFSRTLGDTKGEEFWGLDEDARSITQFVRRFLSQYERWNSPRYLLGESYGTTRSAVLSRHLQNANIDLNGIVLVSAVLDFNTILFPDGADLPYIVNLPSYAVIAAYLGALPGGEPADLEAFKREVEQWALTDYATTLLAGGTVDPAQRARVLEQMHRYTGLSTDYLDKADLRVSAPAFEQELLRDKGLVVGRLDARFTGPTGDRLGTRPSHDPQSTAISSAYTSAFNSYLRGELGYGGDREYTPSGGIGPWNWNRGNNIGFGLGGIPNVAPDLAGAIERNPRLEVLLVNGIYDLATPYFAAVWTMDHMGLPAHLRDNIQRADFTAGHMMYVEESLLPQWRDTLVSFLERTSGGARPAS, from the coding sequence ATGACCCTGCGGAACTGCGCGACGCCCCTGCTGCTGGCCCTGTGGGCCGTGGCCCCCCTCCCGGCCCAGGAGGCGGCGCCGGAGCCGGCTCGCTGGGAGAGTCACCACCGGATCACGGTGGCGGGCCAGGTGGTGGAGTACGACGCCGTGGTGGGGAGCATCATCCTGCGGGACCGGACGGAAACGCCGACCGGGGAGATGTTCTACACAGCCTACTTCCGCACGAACGTCCCCGCCGGTCAGCCACGTCCCGTTGTCTTCTCCTACAATGGCGGGCCCGGCTCGGCGTCCTTCTGGTTGCATATGGGCATCATGGGTCCGCGCCGCGTCCGCACGCCCGAGGTGGGCCAGCAGGCGCCGCCGCCCTATGAACTGGTCGACAACGAGTACACGTTGCTCGATCGGGCCGACATCGTGATGATCGACCCGATCGGGACCGGGTTTTCGCGTACGCTCGGAGACACCAAAGGCGAGGAGTTCTGGGGACTCGACGAGGACGCTCGCTCCATCACGCAGTTCGTCCGCCGTTTCCTTTCCCAGTACGAGCGCTGGAACTCGCCCCGCTACCTTCTGGGGGAGAGCTACGGGACCACCCGCTCGGCGGTGCTGTCACGCCACCTGCAGAACGCCAACATCGATCTCAACGGGATCGTGCTGGTATCGGCCGTGCTCGACTTCAACACCATCCTGTTCCCCGACGGCGCGGACCTCCCCTACATCGTCAACCTGCCTTCGTACGCCGTCATCGCTGCCTATCTCGGCGCCCTCCCGGGAGGCGAGCCGGCGGACCTGGAGGCGTTCAAGCGCGAGGTCGAGCAATGGGCGCTGACTGACTATGCGACAACGTTGTTGGCGGGCGGCACGGTGGACCCGGCCCAGCGTGCGCGCGTGCTGGAGCAGATGCACCGGTACACCGGTCTGAGTACCGACTACCTGGACAAGGCGGACCTCCGGGTGAGCGCGCCGGCCTTCGAGCAGGAGTTGCTGCGCGACAAAGGACTGGTGGTCGGTCGTCTGGACGCACGCTTCACCGGTCCCACCGGCGACCGGCTGGGCACGCGTCCCAGCCACGATCCGCAATCGACCGCCATCAGCTCCGCCTACACCTCCGCGTTCAACAGCTACCTCCGCGGCGAGTTGGGCTACGGCGGCGATCGCGAATACACACCCTCGGGTGGGATCGGCCCTTGGAACTGGAACCGCGGCAACAACATCGGGTTCGGCCTCGGCGGGATCCCCAACGTGGCTCCCGATCTGGCAGGCGCCATCGAACGCAATCCCCGGCTGGAGGTGCTGCTGGTCAACGGAATCTACGACCTGGCCACACCGTACTTTGCGGCCGTGTGGACCATGGATCACATGGGGTTGCCCGCTCATTTGCGGGACAACATCCAACGGGCCGACTTCACTGCGGGGCACATGATGTACGTCGAGGAGAGCCTCCTCCCCCAGTGGCGAGACACACTGGTGTCCTTCCTGGAGCGCACCTCTGGTGGTGCCCGACCCGCGTCGTGA
- a CDS encoding 5'-3' exonuclease H3TH domain-containing protein encodes MCHPRLSRQALPGASAHPAATLPGSLMDVYLIDGTYELFRHYFGAPSVLDREGHERGAVVGVLASVLGLIESGATHLGVATDHVVESFRNDLWSGYKTGEGLEPVLWEQFHPLEEALSDMGVVVWPMVELEADDALASAAARAAADPDAQRIFICTPDKDLAQCVFGTRVVQLDRRKREVRDEAGVVAKFGVMPASIPDWLALVGDAADGFPGVPGWGSKSASTVLARYHHLEGIPPDPETWEVQVRGARRLADSLREHWEHALLFRHLATLRTDEALFEHVSELRWRGPSERFAEHARRLGAPQLAERAGRAAERAV; translated from the coding sequence ATGTGCCACCCTCGCCTCTCCCGGCAAGCGCTCCCCGGCGCCTCCGCCCATCCTGCAGCCACCCTGCCCGGCTCGCTCATGGACGTCTACCTCATCGATGGCACCTACGAGCTTTTCCGGCACTACTTCGGCGCCCCTTCCGTCCTCGACCGTGAGGGCCACGAGCGTGGCGCGGTCGTGGGCGTCCTGGCCTCCGTGCTCGGCCTGATCGAGTCAGGCGCGACCCATCTGGGTGTCGCCACCGACCATGTGGTGGAGTCGTTCCGCAACGACCTCTGGAGCGGCTACAAGACGGGCGAAGGCCTCGAGCCGGTGCTGTGGGAGCAGTTCCATCCGTTGGAAGAGGCCCTGAGCGACATGGGGGTGGTGGTCTGGCCCATGGTCGAATTGGAGGCCGACGACGCGCTTGCCTCCGCCGCCGCGCGGGCGGCGGCCGACCCCGACGCCCAACGGATCTTCATCTGCACCCCGGACAAGGACCTGGCCCAGTGCGTGTTCGGAACGCGGGTCGTGCAACTCGATCGCCGCAAGCGCGAGGTGCGGGACGAGGCAGGGGTCGTTGCCAAGTTCGGCGTCATGCCCGCCTCCATCCCCGACTGGCTGGCCCTGGTGGGCGACGCAGCGGACGGCTTTCCCGGGGTCCCCGGCTGGGGTTCCAAGTCCGCCTCCACCGTGCTGGCCCGCTACCACCACCTGGAGGGGATTCCCCCCGACCCCGAGACCTGGGAGGTGCAGGTGCGAGGGGCGCGCCGGCTCGCGGACAGTCTCCGCGAACATTGGGAACACGCGCTGCTCTTCCGCCACCTGGCGACGTTGCGGACGGACGAGGCGCTCTTCGAACACGTCTCGGAGCTGCGCTGGAGGGGTCCCAGCGAGCGATTCGCCGAACACGCGCGCCGGCTCGGGGCTCCTCAACTGGCCGAGCGGGCGGGCCGCGCCGCCGAACGCGCTGTTTAG
- a CDS encoding EAL domain-containing protein, with protein sequence MQGPGASRQSASFNAKEAQDDVLRDSLPVGALGLSLLYLAFGVGHLKLLPENAASLMATVAFATSILFLAVGIAGRRRRLPLSGNAVGIVLMAAMILNCAAHMYLTADPQASVNFAILAVALGLFGVSLQWLLIGLALLVGAWWATALAIPGFPIMRYGLMIGGAISAALVSTWLRRRLYGRLTQLREESDARSRELLTSEQRMRLAMAGSNDGLYDWDLDTGEVLWSDRVRALLADGDGEFGGRVGELVRRIHPEDVERVREQFRVFLHSEGLQFEDEFRVRYADGTFRWLLVRGACTRTPQGRVERLAGSLTDMSRRGVFDALTGLPNRRLLLDRLARLASRPRLPESDESFVVLFLDLDDFKVVNDSLGHKTGDDLLCEVAKRLQSCVRGSDMVARLGGDEFVVLLEKVQVPEGVQITIDRIVAKLGQPFFLDGRELYIRPSIGVVMDTHAYTNPDEILRDADTAMYRAKDSHPEFAIFDATMRERLTERLRLETELRGALAREEFVVHYQTIVSLASGEVEGLEALVRWQHPRRGLLLPGEFIGVMEDTGLVIPLGAVVLRQACRQMVEWFAHMRPDDMPYLSVNLSGKHLAQDNPAAVVEEVLAETGFPPHRLRIEITESAIIESPRRAAAALGQLKLLGVRVLMDDFGTGQSSLAYLQKLPIDTLKIDRSFISTMTAQREGEELVRTIVRMADSLGLGVVAEGIETDEQARMLRAMRCGSGQGYLFARPAELGLVAGPRQEPAATAPVPAPASGAVGS encoded by the coding sequence GTGCAAGGCCCTGGCGCGAGCCGCCAATCAGCCAGCTTCAATGCCAAGGAAGCCCAGGACGACGTGCTCAGGGACTCGCTCCCGGTAGGCGCACTGGGGTTGTCCTTGTTGTACCTGGCGTTCGGGGTCGGTCACCTCAAGCTGCTGCCGGAGAACGCGGCCTCCCTGATGGCCACGGTGGCCTTCGCCACCTCCATCCTGTTTCTCGCCGTAGGCATCGCCGGTCGGCGCCGCCGCCTGCCCCTCAGCGGCAACGCCGTGGGCATCGTTCTCATGGCGGCGATGATCCTGAATTGCGCCGCGCACATGTACCTGACCGCCGATCCCCAGGCGTCGGTCAATTTCGCCATTCTGGCCGTGGCGCTCGGACTGTTCGGGGTCTCCCTGCAGTGGCTGCTGATCGGCCTGGCTCTGTTGGTGGGGGCGTGGTGGGCGACGGCTCTGGCCATCCCCGGCTTCCCGATCATGCGCTACGGCCTGATGATCGGCGGGGCCATCAGCGCTGCGCTGGTTTCGACCTGGCTGCGCCGCCGCCTGTACGGACGGCTCACGCAGTTGCGCGAGGAGTCGGACGCCCGCTCGCGGGAGCTGCTCACCAGTGAGCAGCGGATGCGCCTGGCCATGGCCGGCTCCAACGACGGCCTCTACGACTGGGACCTGGACACCGGAGAGGTCCTCTGGTCCGACCGCGTCCGGGCCCTTCTCGCCGACGGAGACGGTGAGTTCGGCGGGCGGGTCGGCGAGTTGGTCCGGCGCATCCACCCCGAGGACGTCGAGCGCGTCCGGGAGCAGTTCCGCGTCTTCCTGCACTCCGAGGGGCTGCAGTTCGAGGACGAATTCCGCGTCCGCTATGCCGATGGCACGTTTCGCTGGCTGCTGGTGCGGGGGGCCTGCACGCGGACTCCCCAGGGTCGGGTGGAGCGGTTGGCAGGTTCGCTGACGGACATGAGCCGCCGAGGGGTGTTCGACGCATTGACCGGCCTGCCCAATCGCCGCCTGCTCCTCGACCGGCTGGCCAGGCTGGCGAGCCGTCCTCGCCTGCCGGAGTCCGACGAGTCGTTTGTGGTCCTGTTCCTGGACCTGGACGACTTCAAGGTCGTCAACGACTCTCTCGGACATAAGACGGGCGACGACCTGCTATGCGAAGTGGCCAAACGGCTGCAGAGCTGCGTGCGGGGGAGCGACATGGTGGCGCGCCTGGGCGGCGACGAGTTCGTGGTGCTGCTGGAGAAGGTCCAGGTCCCCGAAGGCGTGCAGATCACCATCGACCGCATCGTGGCCAAACTGGGCCAGCCGTTCTTCCTCGACGGGCGCGAGCTCTACATCCGCCCCTCGATCGGCGTGGTGATGGACACGCACGCCTACACGAATCCGGATGAGATCCTGCGCGACGCCGACACCGCCATGTATCGCGCCAAGGACTCGCATCCCGAGTTCGCCATCTTCGACGCAACCATGCGCGAGCGTCTGACCGAGCGGCTGCGCCTGGAAACCGAATTGCGGGGTGCGCTGGCCCGTGAGGAGTTCGTGGTCCACTACCAGACCATCGTGTCGTTGGCGTCGGGGGAGGTCGAAGGCCTGGAAGCGCTGGTCCGCTGGCAGCACCCACGGCGGGGCCTGCTCCTTCCGGGCGAGTTCATCGGCGTCATGGAAGATACCGGGCTGGTGATCCCGCTCGGGGCGGTCGTCTTGCGACAGGCCTGCCGCCAGATGGTCGAGTGGTTCGCCCACATGCGACCCGACGACATGCCCTACCTGAGCGTCAACCTGTCGGGAAAGCATCTGGCGCAGGACAATCCCGCGGCGGTGGTGGAGGAGGTCCTGGCCGAGACCGGGTTCCCCCCGCATCGCCTGAGAATCGAGATCACCGAAAGCGCCATCATCGAAAGCCCTCGCCGCGCGGCTGCGGCTTTGGGGCAGCTCAAGCTCCTGGGCGTGCGTGTGCTGATGGACGACTTCGGGACCGGGCAATCCTCCCTGGCCTACCTGCAGAAGCTCCCCATCGACACGCTCAAGATCGACCGCTCCTTCATCTCGACCATGACGGCGCAGCGCGAGGGCGAGGAGTTGGTGCGCACCATCGTGCGCATGGCGGACAGCCTGGGTCTGGGCGTGGTCGCGGAAGGCATCGAGACCGACGAACAGGCGCGCATGCTGCGCGCCATGCGTTGCGGCTCCGGGCAGGGGTATCTGTTCGCGCGGCCCGCCGAGTTGGGATTGGTCGCCGGACCGCGGCAAGAGCCGGCTGCGACGGCACCGGTGCCCGCGCCTGCGTCCGGCGCCGTCGGATCCTGA
- a CDS encoding peptidylprolyl isomerase, producing the protein MTLWRQKAGLIRVAAAALTLLSACAREPVAEAVPDVVATPDPLRVAEDLRGTGPEGLAPILSGLRDADPARRVLAARALGRLERADLVDTLRSGLYDPSAAVRAEAANALAQAAVGPDVVPTIYGRLAGRVVDESDPGVQGALAAALGRLPYGATARADSAETLVVGIVDGLLEASQPQALVEATLGLSAFYRVGQRRPSGAAQRSIARLADWGRAESSLEAARVRRLATSLLPRLPEAQSGPLLEAALGDPDADVRRVAIAGLASGAPALLRDRLPLAISDPEPRVRIEALRTWERTLKASRGCEPLLFAVREGDPQVVNVALELLGRPCPEAARQRTTLMSLAGELSTAPTWHAPARALVALASTSPDRIAGLIGPFERHQNPFVRAYAARAATLASRTEVLERLSADPDANVRTAALSGRVSLAGHAVDDALTEALGADDPQLVLTAAQALEGSPDGAERVGALLAALERLSAKDMETLRDPRMALLQRVEEFADSSLIRALERYSTDRDPVVAAAAAAALTRRTGVETSAAPRPRAPGPLPIDAELDRWARTRVLLDMERGGRIGLRLLPALAPTNVARFVDLVRSGRLRGLTFHRVEPNFVVQGASPGANEYAGHGAYTRDEVGRVSHWRGTVGISTRGRDTGDGQIFFNLVDNVRLDHAYTVFAEVELGLDVVDAILEGDRILDATLVEGSAPETGRPDRP; encoded by the coding sequence ATGACCCTGTGGAGGCAGAAGGCCGGGCTCATTCGGGTGGCCGCCGCTGCCCTGACCCTGTTGTCGGCCTGCGCCCGCGAGCCCGTGGCGGAAGCGGTACCGGACGTCGTGGCGACCCCAGACCCGCTGCGGGTAGCTGAGGATCTCCGGGGAACGGGACCCGAAGGGCTGGCCCCGATCCTGTCGGGCCTCCGGGACGCCGATCCGGCCCGGCGGGTGCTGGCCGCGCGGGCGCTCGGCCGACTGGAGCGCGCCGACCTGGTCGACACCCTGCGCTCCGGTCTCTACGACCCGTCCGCTGCCGTGCGCGCCGAGGCGGCCAACGCGCTGGCCCAGGCGGCGGTGGGTCCGGACGTCGTTCCGACGATCTACGGCCGCCTGGCCGGGCGCGTCGTCGACGAGTCTGACCCTGGCGTTCAGGGCGCCCTGGCGGCGGCGTTGGGCCGCCTGCCCTACGGCGCCACTGCCCGCGCCGACTCGGCCGAGACGCTGGTGGTCGGGATCGTCGACGGACTGCTGGAGGCCTCTCAGCCGCAGGCCCTGGTCGAAGCGACCCTGGGCCTGTCCGCGTTCTACCGGGTGGGGCAGCGCCGTCCCTCGGGGGCGGCCCAACGGTCGATCGCCCGCCTGGCCGACTGGGGACGGGCCGAGTCCTCCCTGGAGGCGGCGCGGGTGCGACGCCTGGCGACCTCACTGCTCCCCCGTCTGCCGGAGGCGCAGTCCGGTCCGCTCCTGGAAGCCGCTTTGGGCGACCCGGATGCCGATGTCCGCCGGGTGGCGATCGCCGGACTGGCCAGCGGCGCACCCGCGTTGCTGCGGGACCGCCTGCCTCTGGCGATCTCCGACCCCGAACCCCGCGTCCGCATCGAGGCCCTGCGGACCTGGGAACGTACGCTCAAGGCCTCTCGCGGATGCGAGCCGCTGCTCTTCGCCGTGCGCGAGGGAGATCCGCAGGTGGTCAACGTGGCGCTGGAGCTGCTGGGGCGCCCCTGTCCGGAGGCGGCGCGGCAACGGACCACCCTCATGTCCCTCGCGGGCGAGTTGTCGACCGCGCCCACGTGGCACGCGCCGGCACGAGCGCTCGTGGCGTTGGCCAGCACGTCACCGGATAGGATCGCGGGCCTCATCGGTCCGTTCGAGCGACACCAGAACCCGTTTGTACGCGCTTATGCTGCGCGCGCGGCCACGCTGGCCTCCCGTACGGAGGTCCTCGAACGGCTCAGCGCCGACCCGGACGCCAATGTACGCACGGCCGCACTGAGTGGTCGGGTGTCCCTGGCCGGTCATGCGGTCGACGACGCGCTCACTGAAGCGCTGGGCGCCGACGACCCGCAGCTGGTGCTGACCGCGGCGCAGGCCCTCGAGGGCAGCCCGGATGGGGCAGAGAGGGTCGGTGCCCTGCTCGCCGCTCTGGAGCGGCTGTCGGCGAAGGACATGGAGACGTTGAGGGATCCGCGCATGGCGCTGTTGCAGCGCGTGGAGGAGTTCGCCGACTCGTCCTTGATCCGCGCTCTCGAGCGCTACAGCACCGACCGGGACCCAGTGGTGGCCGCGGCGGCAGCGGCGGCGCTGACCCGGCGCACGGGTGTCGAAACCAGTGCGGCGCCTCGGCCGCGGGCCCCCGGGCCCCTACCGATCGACGCCGAGTTGGATCGCTGGGCACGCACGCGCGTCCTCCTGGACATGGAGCGAGGCGGCCGGATCGGACTGCGCCTGCTCCCAGCCCTGGCGCCTACCAACGTCGCGCGCTTCGTGGACCTGGTCCGGAGTGGTCGACTGCGCGGCCTGACGTTCCACCGTGTCGAGCCCAACTTTGTGGTCCAGGGTGCCAGTCCCGGCGCCAACGAGTACGCGGGCCACGGGGCCTACACCCGGGACGAGGTGGGAAGGGTGTCGCACTGGCGGGGTACCGTGGGGATCTCCACTCGCGGGCGGGACACCGGAGATGGCCAGATCTTCTTCAATCTGGTCGACAACGTCCGGCTCGATCATGCCTACACAGTGTTCGCGGAGGTCGAGCTCGGGTTGGACGTGGTCGACGCCATCCTGGAAGGGGATCGGATCCTGGACGCGACCCTGGTCGAGGGCAGTGCCCCGGAAACCGGCAGACCCGACCGCCCGTAG
- a CDS encoding EAL domain-containing protein, with product MPVSPPVCAPDPRDLLRSLGDAVVVLDSGNAVVFATPAIERLTGWHPEQLRGRVAPGLVHPDDRAEAQKRLDATRQGTALRPFEVRIATAREGWIRAEIHARPISLPDGSSSLAFVVRDMRGREDVHAELRRERNYLRSLVEQIEVGIVACDADGTIAFYNGAFEEQHEIPLGRHAEEWIHSFTFYDVDGVTPLPAEQAPLARAFRGDSVRNYEYTVLGKGGELRYRRANGTQLRDGTGQVLGAVVALHDITDQRRAEEALRRQALHDPLTGLPNRALLLDRLGNALARARRNQDNIALLFLDLDNFKVVNDGLGHSVGDRLLVTLAARLEEFLRVGDTVARLGGDEFVVLCESVQDLDEVEGIVSRLRAVLSSPVLIDGNEVHPTVSVGIAWASAADTPETLLRDADTAMYVAKEAGRNRHAVFDEQLRQRAVRRMEAETLLVRALENDALRILFQPIIDVHTGSLVGAEALVRCLDPDLGLVAPSEFIPVAESMGLVTHIDEWMLDQACAHARLWADEWPESRLFVSCNVSARLIDHDDLTGMVERALNRHGLDAERLWLEMTETTFIRASAQTRAGLERILERGTAVGIDDFGTGYSSLTYLRDLPVSFLKIDRTFVAGLGERQGDTAIVEAVVRLAHALGLSVTAEGVETREQAERLRHLGCDHVQGYHYAGPLTGEAFRMRARASAEDLPIDATADPGDA from the coding sequence ATGCCTGTATCCCCCCCGGTATGCGCGCCGGACCCCCGGGATCTGCTCCGTTCGCTGGGCGACGCAGTCGTGGTGCTCGATTCGGGCAACGCGGTCGTCTTTGCCACACCCGCCATCGAGCGACTGACCGGTTGGCATCCCGAGCAGTTGCGGGGGCGGGTCGCGCCCGGCCTGGTGCACCCCGACGACCGCGCGGAGGCGCAGAAGCGCCTGGACGCCACGCGACAGGGCACGGCGCTCCGTCCGTTCGAAGTGCGCATCGCCACCGCGCGCGAGGGTTGGATCCGAGCGGAGATCCATGCACGCCCCATCTCGCTGCCCGATGGGTCCTCTTCCTTGGCGTTCGTGGTTCGGGACATGCGCGGCCGCGAGGACGTGCACGCCGAATTGCGCCGCGAACGCAACTACCTCCGCTCGCTGGTCGAGCAGATCGAGGTGGGCATCGTCGCCTGCGACGCGGACGGAACGATCGCGTTCTACAACGGTGCCTTCGAGGAGCAGCACGAGATTCCTCTGGGCCGCCATGCCGAGGAGTGGATCCACTCGTTCACCTTTTACGATGTCGATGGCGTCACTCCACTTCCCGCCGAGCAAGCCCCCCTTGCACGCGCCTTCCGGGGCGACTCGGTGCGGAACTACGAGTACACCGTGCTGGGGAAGGGCGGGGAGCTGCGCTATCGCCGTGCCAACGGCACCCAGCTGCGCGACGGGACCGGCCAGGTCCTGGGGGCAGTGGTCGCGCTGCACGACATCACCGATCAACGCCGCGCGGAGGAAGCCCTACGCAGGCAGGCGCTGCATGACCCGCTGACCGGCTTGCCCAACCGGGCGCTCTTGTTGGACCGCCTGGGGAATGCCTTGGCGCGCGCCCGTCGCAATCAGGACAACATCGCCCTGCTGTTCCTGGATCTCGACAACTTCAAGGTGGTCAACGACGGGCTGGGACATTCGGTCGGTGACCGGCTGCTGGTGACCCTGGCCGCTCGGCTCGAAGAGTTCCTACGAGTCGGTGATACCGTGGCCCGGCTCGGAGGCGACGAGTTCGTGGTCCTCTGCGAGAGCGTGCAGGACCTCGACGAGGTCGAAGGCATCGTGTCCCGCCTGCGCGCCGTGCTGTCCAGCCCGGTGCTGATCGACGGGAACGAGGTGCATCCGACCGTCAGCGTGGGGATCGCCTGGGCCTCGGCGGCCGACACCCCGGAGACCCTGCTCCGCGACGCGGACACCGCCATGTATGTGGCCAAGGAGGCGGGACGGAACCGCCACGCCGTCTTCGACGAGCAGCTGCGGCAACGGGCCGTCCGACGGATGGAAGCGGAGACGCTGCTGGTGCGGGCGCTGGAGAACGATGCCCTGCGCATCCTCTTCCAGCCCATCATCGACGTACACACGGGCTCGCTGGTCGGTGCCGAGGCGCTCGTGCGCTGCCTCGATCCGGATCTGGGGTTGGTGGCTCCCTCCGAGTTCATCCCGGTGGCCGAGAGTATGGGCTTGGTGACGCACATCGACGAGTGGATGCTGGATCAAGCGTGCGCACACGCCCGTCTCTGGGCGGACGAGTGGCCTGAGTCGCGCCTGTTCGTCTCGTGCAACGTGTCGGCGCGACTGATCGACCACGACGACCTGACCGGCATGGTGGAGCGCGCCCTGAACCGGCATGGCCTCGACGCGGAGCGGCTGTGGTTGGAGATGACGGAGACGACCTTCATCCGCGCCTCGGCCCAGACACGGGCCGGACTGGAGCGCATCCTGGAGCGGGGCACCGCGGTGGGGATCGACGATTTCGGGACGGGCTACTCGTCGCTCACCTATCTTCGCGACTTGCCGGTCTCGTTCCTGAAGATCGATCGGACGTTCGTGGCCGGACTCGGCGAGCGACAGGGGGACACTGCCATCGTCGAGGCGGTCGTACGGCTCGCGCATGCGCTCGGCCTGTCGGTCACGGCCGAGGGAGTGGAGACGCGCGAACAGGCCGAGCGTCTGCGCCACCTCGGGTGCGATCATGTGCAGGGCTACCACTACGCGGGGCCGCTGACCGGAGAGGCCTTCCGCATGCGTGCACGAGCCAGTGCCGAGGACCTTCCCATCGACGCGACCGCCGACCCGGGTGACGCCTGA